Part of the Sulfuricella denitrificans skB26 genome is shown below.
GTATCGGTCACGACCAGCTCATCCAGATGCGAACTCATCACGCGCTCTATCGCAGGACCGGACAACACCGGGTGGGTACAGTACGCCACCACCTTTTCCGCGCCGTGCTCTTTCAAGGCCTTAGCGGCCTCGCACAGGGTGTTGGCAGTATCGACCAGGTCGTCCATCAGCACGCAGGTGCGGCCCCGAACGTCGCCGATGATGTGCATCACCTTGGCGACGTTGGCCTTGGGGCGGCGTTTGTCGATAATCGCCAGATCCACGTCCAGGCGCTTGGCCAGTGCACGGGCACGCACCACACCACCGACGTCGGGCGATACCACGATCAGGTTCTCATAATGCTGTTTCCACACGTCGCCGAGCAGAATCGGTGCAGCGTAGACGTTATCCACCGGAATGTCGAAAAAGCCCTGAATCTGGTCGGCATGCAGGTCCATGGTCAGCAGGCGATCCACGCCGGCGCTGGTGAGCATGTTCGCCACCACCTTGGCGGTGATTGCAACGCGCGCCGAGCGCGGTCTGCGATCCTGGCGCGCATAGCCCAGGTAGGGAATGGCTGCGGTGATACGTCCGGCCGAGGAGCGCTTGAGCGCATCCACCATCACCAGGACTTCCATCAGGGTGTCATTGGTCGGGGTACAGGTCGATTGCAGCACGAATACATCCTTGCCGCGAACGTTTTCGAGGATCTCGATCATCACCTCGCCGTCGCTGAAACGACCGACCGTCGCTCGCCCAAGGCGAAGATTGAGATGTTTCACCACCTCCTCGGCAAGCCGGGGATTTGCGTTACCGGTGAAAACCATCATGCTGCCGTATGCCATGACGCGCCCTTAAAAACAAACGTAGGGACGTCGCATGCGACGTCCCTACCGGTTTGGATTACAACTGGCTGGGGAGGTAGGGATCGAACCTACGAATGCTGGAATCAAAATCCAGTGCCTTACCACTTGGCGACTCCCCATTAACTGATAAAATCGTACAAAGGATGCCTATCCAGGCCCTTTGCCACAAAACCGGCCATCTGCGCCGGCTTCACGGAAAACACTTTATTCGCTTCTTCCTGGCTCGAAAACGCGGCAAAAACACACGCTCCCGATCCGGTCATCCTGGCATCGCCGAAGGCTTTGAGCCACTCCAGGCACTCGGCGACCTGCGGATACTTCCGGCACACCACAGGCTCCAGATCATTTCTTCCGCAGCCCGTTGAAAAGTCCGACATTTTGATAGGTTTCGTATCGCGTGTCAATTCCCTGCTGGTAAAAATCTCTACCGTGGATACGGCTACCGACGGCACCAGCACCACATACCAGGCAGGCGGAAGCACCACCGGCTGGAGTTTTTCGCCCACACCTTCGGCAAAGGAGCTCTCGCCGAACACGAATACCGGCACATCGGCACCGAGGCGCAAGCCCAGCTCCTGCAACATCTGGCGGCTGAGATTCAGGTCCCACAAGCGATTCAGCGCCAGCAGCACCGTAGCGGCGTCGGAACTACCCCCACCCAGGCCGCCGCCCATCGGCAAACGCTTCTCCAGGAAGATATCCGCGCCCAGACGGCATCCGGTTTCCTGCTGTAGCAGACGCGCAGCGCGCACGGTGAGATCCTGTTCCGGGTCCAGGCCGGGAAGCGGATTCACCCGCCGGATCACGCCATCATCACGGACAGTAAAAGAAAGGCTATCGCCGTAATCGACGAAACGAAACACCGTTTGCAATAAATGGTAGCCGTCCGGACGCCGACCCACCACATGCAGAAACAGGTTCAGCTTGGCCGGGGCGGGGAAGGTGGTCATGGCAGCACCCAGTCATCGATCACCAACCGGACCCGCAGGCGCTCGTCCAGCGCCACCTCCAGTTTGGCTGGCAGCAAGGTTCCCTGCACCATTCGGTAACCGAGATAGTCAACGCGCCAGCCATCCTGACGCAGGGCACGAAGCTGCCGCTTATCGTCCAGTTCGCTTTCCGCCACGCTATCCGGTGCGGAGCGGCCCATCACCCAATATTGCAGGCCGCGCGCCGGCAGGCGCCAGCCCAGCACTTCTTCGGTCAGGCTTTCCACGTCCGCGGCTCGGTAACTCTGCCCATCTGCGGTCTCCAGCGAAGCGCCGGCAGAATTGTTCACAATCCGGGCGACGCCCTGCCCTAACGGAGAAAGAATAAAAATCTCGTCCTCCTCGGCAGCGTGACTCCAACGCAACGAACCGGAAAAACTCTCTCCGTTGTGCGACACAGCGATCCGACCTGACAGCCGGAACAAACCCTCTGCACCGCTACTAGACTGTGGGCGGGCGGCCGATTCAAGCTCCAGCGGCGGCACCGGCAGTGCAGCGCAACCCCATAGCAGCATGGGGAAAAAGAGGGCGGCGAATAAACCTTTAATGAGGTGAGGGGTAAGGGGTGAGGGGTGAGGGGAAAGGTCAAAACCGGTGCGGTGGGGGTTTTGACTCTCCGCCTCACCCCTCACCTTCTCACCCCTCACCCCTAACAACGCCTCACCGCACCGCAGGAATATATTTCTTGATGACATTCAACAGCGTTTCGTGGCCGGGATTTTCCTTCAGGGCGGCGCGCCAGATTTTTTCTGCCTCTTCGCGCTTGCCCCTGGCCCACAGGACTTCGCCCAGATGCGCCGCGATTTCCGCATCTTGCTGACCGGTGTAGGCGCGCCGCAGAATGTCCTCAGCCTTTTCGAGCTGCCCCATGCGGAAATTCACCCAGCCCAGACTATCCATGATAAAAAAATCATCCGGCGACAGTTCAAGCGCCTTTTCGATCAGCTGCCGCGCCTCATCCAGCCGCTCGGTGCGATCCGCCAGAGTGTATCCCAACGCATTGTAGGCATGGGCGTAATCGGGCTTGATCTGGATCAGCTTGCGCAGATCCTGCTCGAGAATGTCGATCTTGCCCAGCTTTTCCGCCGCCATCGCATGGTCGTAGAGTAGATCAGGGTAATTCGGCAGCTTCTCCAGCGCCTTGCCCAACAAATCGAACGCCTCGCCGTAAGCCTTGGCATCCCGCAGCAAATGCGCCTCCGCCACGACAACCTGAACCCGCTGCTGATTGTTCTGCACCGTGATCTGTCTGAGGTGCTGACGTGCCTCCGGAAGCTTGCCCTGTTTGGCCAGCATCACCGCTTGGCGGATTTGCGCGGGAATATACTGCTCGCCCCGCTCGACCGAAGCATACCAGTCTGCGGCTTCCTCGTAGCGCCCACGCTCATCGAACAACTGGCCGAGATACATGCGCACCATGGCTTCATCGCGATATTGGCTGGCCAGCGCCTGTTTCAGGTGTTTCTCTGCGGCGTCGTAATCCTTGAGCTGCATCGCCAGCAGACCGACAGACAAACTCACCTCGGGATTTCCAGGAAGATCGTTGAGCAGCTTTTCAAACTGGGCACGCGCCTCGGCATATTGGCGGTCGCTCACCAGCAAACGGGCATAAGCCAGCCGCACATCCTGCATTTTGGGGTAATCGCCAAGCAGGTTCCGGAAGAACTGCAATGCCTCCGAGATGGAACTACGTTGCAATAGCTGGCCCTGAAACAGCGCCGCCGCCTCCCAATTGGGACGGAGCCGACTTGCCTCGCGAACTTCATGCAATGCCAGTTCATTCTGGCCCGCACTCCATGCCGCATAGGCAATAGTGAAATGCGCTTCAGCGTGATTCAGATAAGGCGCGGCCAATTCCTGCACCAGAGCCAGGGCAGCCGGCTTATCCTTCTGCCGCGACAGCATCTGATTCAAATGCAGCAGTGCCCCGCCAACGTTGTCGCCTTCTCCTGCCAGCAATTTCTCAAGATGGGGCTTAGCTTCCTGCAAGCGACCGCTGCTCAGCAGAATCCCCGCCACAGCCTGCCTCGCCTGGACTTCGTCCGGGTCGGTCTGTTGCCACAGCGTGGCTGCCTCCAGTGCCTGCGCTTCCTGCCGTGACTGCAAGGCCATCTCGGCAGCCCGTTTTGCCAGGCGCGGATCGCGCGTTGTT
Proteins encoded:
- a CDS encoding ribose-phosphate diphosphokinase; amino-acid sequence: MAYGSMMVFTGNANPRLAEEVVKHLNLRLGRATVGRFSDGEVMIEILENVRGKDVFVLQSTCTPTNDTLMEVLVMVDALKRSSAGRITAAIPYLGYARQDRRPRSARVAITAKVVANMLTSAGVDRLLTMDLHADQIQGFFDIPVDNVYAAPILLGDVWKQHYENLIVVSPDVGGVVRARALAKRLDVDLAIIDKRRPKANVAKVMHIIGDVRGRTCVLMDDLVDTANTLCEAAKALKEHGAEKVVAYCTHPVLSGPAIERVMSSHLDELVVTDTIPLREDAKNCSRIRQLSVAELMAETMRRISNEDSVSSLFME
- the ispE gene encoding 4-(cytidine 5'-diphospho)-2-C-methyl-D-erythritol kinase, producing the protein MTTFPAPAKLNLFLHVVGRRPDGYHLLQTVFRFVDYGDSLSFTVRDDGVIRRVNPLPGLDPEQDLTVRAARLLQQETGCRLGADIFLEKRLPMGGGLGGGSSDAATVLLALNRLWDLNLSRQMLQELGLRLGADVPVFVFGESSFAEGVGEKLQPVVLPPAWYVVLVPSVAVSTVEIFTSRELTRDTKPIKMSDFSTGCGRNDLEPVVCRKYPQVAECLEWLKAFGDARMTGSGACVFAAFSSQEEANKVFSVKPAQMAGFVAKGLDRHPLYDFIS
- the lolB gene encoding lipoprotein insertase outer membrane protein LolB, translating into MSSRNIFLRCGEALLGVRGEKVRGEAESQNPHRTGFDLSPHPSPLTPHLIKGLFAALFFPMLLWGCAALPVPPLELESAARPQSSSGAEGLFRLSGRIAVSHNGESFSGSLRWSHAAEEDEIFILSPLGQGVARIVNNSAGASLETADGQSYRAADVESLTEEVLGWRLPARGLQYWVMGRSAPDSVAESELDDKRQLRALRQDGWRVDYLGYRMVQGTLLPAKLEVALDERLRVRLVIDDWVLP
- a CDS encoding tetratricopeptide repeat protein; this encodes MKFKYLLLAPIALVAAGCAQLSPKEVVQPVAQPERVERIPVLPKVDLTRPLLFQYLVSEVAGQRGDMGLATEGMLDMAKTTRDPRLAKRAAEMALQSRQEAQALEAATLWQQTDPDEVQARQAVAGILLSSGRLQEAKPHLEKLLAGEGDNVGGALLHLNQMLSRQKDKPAALALVQELAAPYLNHAEAHFTIAYAAWSAGQNELALHEVREASRLRPNWEAAALFQGQLLQRSSISEALQFFRNLLGDYPKMQDVRLAYARLLVSDRQYAEARAQFEKLLNDLPGNPEVSLSVGLLAMQLKDYDAAEKHLKQALASQYRDEAMVRMYLGQLFDERGRYEEAADWYASVERGEQYIPAQIRQAVMLAKQGKLPEARQHLRQITVQNNQQRVQVVVAEAHLLRDAKAYGEAFDLLGKALEKLPNYPDLLYDHAMAAEKLGKIDILEQDLRKLIQIKPDYAHAYNALGYTLADRTERLDEARQLIEKALELSPDDFFIMDSLGWVNFRMGQLEKAEDILRRAYTGQQDAEIAAHLGEVLWARGKREEAEKIWRAALKENPGHETLLNVIKKYIPAVR